One window of the Nicotiana tabacum cultivar K326 chromosome 4, ASM71507v2, whole genome shotgun sequence genome contains the following:
- the LOC107796232 gene encoding protein NO VEIN-like, with product MATAKEHIEEIRRNKFSIGGETNPLTEDLHQAVKNLSAELYAKDVHFFMELVQNAEDNEYNEGVDPSLEFVITSKDITDTGAQATLLIFNNEKGFSRKNIESICSVGRSTKKGNRKRGYIGEKGIGFKSVFLITARPYVFSNGYQIRFSEEPCQHCKVGYIVPEWVEANPTLSVITQIYGSATLPATTIVLPLKPDNVKPVKQQLSSIHPEVLLFLSKIKKLSVREDNEDPRLNTVSAISISSETDFVKKKNIDAESYLLHLSADEESGMGECSYYMWKQKFPVRREHRVDRRMDVDEWVITLAFPNGERLNRGTSSPGIYAFLPTEMVTNFPFIIQADFLLASSRESILLDDIWNQGILDCVPSTFVNAFTSLGRANEGAPVSTLTHMFGFLPVNASAYPILNDVRDSIKRKLLDESIIPFESWL from the exons ATGGCGACGGCAAAAGAGCACATTgaagaaataagaagaaacaaGTTCTCCATTGGAGGTGAAACTAATCCACTCACTGAGGACCTTCATCAAGCTGTCAAAAATCTCTCTGCTGAGCTTTACGCTAAGGATGTTCACTTTTTCATGGAACTCGTCCAG AACGCGGAGGATAACGAGTACAACGAAGGCGTGGATCCTTCACTGGAATTTGTGATAACTTCCAAAGATATAACGGACACCGGAGCTCAGGCGACGCTTTTGATATTCAACAACGAGAAAGGATTCTCCCGCAAAAATATCGAGTCCATTTGCAGCGTCGGACGTTCTACTAAGAAGGGCAATCGCAAACGTGGCTACATCGGCGAGAAAG GCATTGGCTTCAAGAGTGTGTTTCTCATCACTGCTCGGCCCTACGTCTTCAGCAATGGGTATCAGATACGATTTAGCGAGGAACCTTGCCAGCATTGCAAAGTAGGCTATATTGTACCTGAATGGGTGGAAGCAAATCCAACTCTTTCAGTTATAACACAAATTTATGGGTCTGCTACCCTTCCAGCCACAACTATAGTGCTACCACTGAAACCTGACAATGTGAAACCTGTTAAGCAGCAGCTTTCAAGCATCCATCCTgaagttcttctttttctttcaaaaataaagaagctttcaGTCAGGGAAGACAATGAGGATCCCAGGCTTAATACAGTTAGTGCTATTTCGATATCTAGTGAGACCGATTTTGTTAAGAAGAAGAATATTGATGCTGAATCCTACCTGCTTCATCTCTCAGCTGATGAAGAATCTGGTATGGGGGAATGCAGTTACTACATGTGGAAACAGAAGTTTCCTGTTAGGCGGGAGCACAGGGTGGATAGAAGAATGGATGTCGATGAGTGGGTAATCACTCTGGCTTTTCCTAATGGAGAGCGCCTCAACAGGGGAACCAGCTCCCCCGGTATTTATGCTTTTCTTCCCACGGAGATGGTGACGAACTTCCCTTTCATAATTCAGGCAGACTTTCTTCTAGCATCATCAAGGGAGTCAATCCTTCTTGATGACATATGGAATCAGGGCATTCTTGACTGCGTCCCTTCTACTTTTGTCAATGCTTTCACATCGCTTGGGAGAGCTAATGAAGGTGCTCCAGTTTCTACTCTAACTCATATGTTTGGCTTTTTACCAGTCAATGCATCTGCTTATCCAATTCTTAATGATGTGAGAGATTCCATTAAAAGAAAACTGCTGGATGAAAGTATCATTCCATTTGAATCATGGTTGTGA